One stretch of Thermanaerosceptrum fracticalcis DNA includes these proteins:
- a CDS encoding MoaD/ThiS family protein: MTDIDRIYLLSYGDIQLIVGTHKKELYIKKNSSFYEFLEYLIEIYGKEIKELIKDPDTGQYLPIMYVINSRVYAQKDLCDVKLKDQDEVAIIYYAEGG; encoded by the coding sequence ATGACTGATATTGATAGAATTTACCTGCTATCTTACGGTGACATTCAACTTATTGTCGGTACTCATAAAAAAGAGTTATATATTAAAAAGAACAGCAGTTTTTATGAATTCTTAGAGTATCTGATTGAGATTTACGGTAAAGAAATAAAAGAACTTATCAAAGACCCTGACACAGGTCAATATCTGCCTATTATGTATGTCATTAACAGTAGGGTTTATGCCCAAAAAGATCTCTGTGATGTCAAATTAAAAGACCAGGATGAAGTAGCTATTATCTATTACGCGGAGGGAGGATAA
- a CDS encoding 4Fe-4S dicluster domain-containing protein, whose protein sequence is MGKINVDFAQCTGCRMCEIWCSLKKEGVVNPKKSRIRVTLIGLPEIPVPVTCQQCNSAPCARVCVSNAIERNETTGVLIVDKSLCTGCGDCVEACPFGAIFIHPVENIAVKCDLCGGEPECVKHCVRGFLICDCEAPKVEKPTINSTSNQKRVKFAQKISVKYKGEKKNP, encoded by the coding sequence ATGGGAAAAATCAATGTGGATTTTGCACAGTGTACCGGTTGCAGGATGTGTGAAATATGGTGTTCCTTGAAAAAAGAAGGGGTTGTCAATCCCAAGAAAAGCCGGATCAGGGTAACCTTAATAGGATTACCGGAAATCCCCGTTCCGGTTACCTGTCAGCAATGCAACTCTGCTCCTTGTGCCAGGGTTTGCGTTAGCAATGCTATTGAAAGGAATGAAACTACAGGTGTTTTAATAGTCGATAAATCCTTGTGTACCGGATGCGGAGACTGTGTTGAAGCATGTCCCTTCGGAGCTATCTTCATCCATCCCGTTGAGAATATAGCAGTCAAATGTGACCTGTGTGGTGGTGAACCGGAATGTGTTAAACATTGTGTTAGAGGCTTTTTAATCTGTGACTGCGAGGCGCCCAAGGTAGAAAAACCTACTATTAATAGTACGTCAAATCAAAAACGTGTTAAGTTTGCCCAAAAAATCTCCGTCAAATATAAGGGAGAAAAGAAAAACCCATGA
- a CDS encoding NAD-dependent epimerase/dehydratase family protein, whose protein sequence is MSKVLVTGGSGFLGAYVVRDLVERGDEVVVYDISYPSGAMVNYLKSVIEKVKFIKGQLNDLPTLIRTLKEEKVEKVVHSGALFDPQFSLEQPYLTYKINVEGTLNVLESVRILGLEKIVHVSTIGVFPVKQYEPMDERHPVFLPTEGHPTGPYGASKAACEIFGLTYYTFNKVNFIALRFSAIYGYGMRYPMYIKPMVENSLRGLPVEFATGGDMPRDYTYVKDCAQSILKALDANDKDLKQRVFLISGGEVIKASEVAEVVKEVVPTAQIKIGAGLSEFEKSDVKKRGKLDISAAVEQLKYQPQYNLKKGIQEYVELYKQYENL, encoded by the coding sequence ATGTCAAAGGTGTTGGTAACTGGCGGGTCGGGGTTTTTAGGAGCTTATGTGGTGAGGGACTTAGTGGAAAGGGGAGACGAAGTGGTTGTTTATGATATTTCTTACCCGTCTGGAGCTATGGTTAACTATTTAAAATCCGTTATCGAAAAGGTCAAGTTTATAAAGGGACAGCTCAATGATTTACCTACGTTAATCAGGACATTAAAGGAAGAAAAAGTGGAAAAGGTAGTACACTCGGGTGCCCTATTTGATCCTCAGTTCTCACTGGAGCAGCCCTACTTAACTTACAAGATTAATGTGGAGGGAACATTAAATGTCTTAGAATCAGTTAGGATTTTAGGACTTGAAAAAATAGTGCATGTAAGCACGATTGGTGTTTTTCCTGTCAAACAATACGAACCCATGGATGAAAGACACCCAGTCTTTTTACCTACCGAAGGGCATCCCACGGGGCCTTATGGGGCATCTAAGGCGGCATGTGAGATTTTTGGCTTAACTTATTATACATTTAATAAAGTTAATTTTATTGCCCTGAGATTTTCGGCAATTTATGGTTATGGGATGCGTTATCCCATGTACATCAAACCAATGGTAGAAAATAGCTTAAGAGGCCTGCCCGTTGAGTTTGCAACTGGTGGAGATATGCCGAGGGACTATACATATGTAAAGGATTGTGCACAGTCTATCCTTAAGGCTTTAGATGCAAATGATAAGGATCTTAAACAAAGAGTTTTCTTAATATCGGGGGGGGAGGTAATTAAGGCCTCTGAAGTTGCAGAAGTAGTGAAAGAAGTCGTACCCACAGCTCAAATTAAAATTGGCGCTGGTTTAAGTGAATTTGAAAAGAGCGATGTCAAAAAACGCGGTAAATTGGATATTTCGGCAGCAGTCGAGCAACTAAAATATCAACCCCAATATAACCTTAAAAAAGGCATCCAGGAATATGTAGAACTGTATAAACAATATGAAAATCTATAA
- a CDS encoding DUF3870 domain-containing protein, whose amino-acid sequence MLPSSNKNWYVVGHGKLPTDIPTAKFLDIVLIGLEIDPNTDLIVNAYCTLYTPLARNMIRKMMIGYNISSQAEEIIKQIETRFHAASQRAIIVAFKNACINYSKAKQKQLNK is encoded by the coding sequence GTGTTACCATCATCAAATAAAAACTGGTATGTCGTTGGTCATGGGAAACTACCTACTGATATTCCAACTGCTAAATTTCTTGATATAGTACTTATCGGCCTTGAAATAGATCCCAACACTGATCTGATAGTTAATGCATATTGTACGTTATATACTCCTTTAGCTAGAAACATGATAAGAAAAATGATGATAGGATATAATATTTCTTCTCAAGCAGAAGAAATTATCAAACAAATCGAAACCCGGTTTCATGCCGCATCTCAAAGGGCCATCATTGTGGCTTTTAAAAATGCTTGCATCAACTATTCTAAAGCAAAGCAAAAACAGCTCAATAAATAA
- a CDS encoding alpha/beta hydrolase gives MQNFEFAWKTADGLELYAQGWLPEIPLEAVICLVHGLGEHSGRYFRLAAYLTRAGCAVLAFDQRGCGKSQGLRGHIPSYEVALDDISHLLDEAGQRFPDSPCFLYGHSLGGNLVINYVLRRFPRLAGIIATSPWLRLAFEPPAFKVRLGRIMNSVWPSFTQANCLDIQALCRDPEVVEAYKQDPLVHNRISARLFTTAFNSGKWALEHAEEFKLPLLLMHGSADRITSPQASSQFAKEVPGDCTFKLWDGLYHEIHNEREHQDVLNFLVEWIKAHLS, from the coding sequence ATGCAGAATTTTGAGTTCGCCTGGAAAACGGCCGATGGGTTGGAGCTTTATGCCCAGGGGTGGTTGCCGGAAATTCCACTTGAAGCTGTTATATGCCTGGTCCACGGTCTGGGGGAGCACAGCGGACGATATTTCCGCCTAGCTGCATATCTTACCCGGGCTGGCTGTGCCGTACTGGCCTTTGACCAGAGGGGATGCGGGAAATCCCAGGGGTTACGTGGCCATATTCCTTCATATGAAGTAGCCCTTGATGATATCTCTCACCTCCTGGATGAGGCAGGCCAACGTTTCCCTGACTCCCCGTGTTTCCTGTATGGCCACAGCCTGGGCGGAAATCTGGTAATCAATTATGTCTTGCGCCGTTTCCCTCGGTTGGCTGGGATTATTGCCACTTCTCCCTGGTTACGGCTGGCCTTTGAACCTCCCGCCTTTAAAGTAAGACTGGGCCGCATAATGAACAGTGTATGGCCATCGTTTACCCAGGCAAACTGTTTAGATATCCAGGCTCTTTGTCGTGATCCGGAAGTAGTGGAAGCTTACAAGCAGGATCCCCTGGTACATAACCGTATCTCAGCCAGATTGTTTACTACTGCTTTCAACTCGGGTAAATGGGCCTTGGAACATGCGGAAGAATTTAAGCTGCCTTTGCTGCTCATGCATGGGAGTGCTGACCGCATAACCTCTCCCCAGGCTAGCAGCCAGTTTGCGAAAGAAGTTCCGGGGGACTGCACCTTCAAACTTTGGGATGGTCTTTATCACGAAATTCATAACGAACGGGAGCACCAGGATGTGCTTAATTTTTTAGTAGAGTGGATAAAAGCTCATCTCAGTTAA
- a CDS encoding DNA-3-methyladenine glycosylase I has product MKTRCKWAGPEQIYLDYHDYEWGVPVYDDRTLFEFLILEGAQAGLSWITILKKRENYRRAFDNFDAVKIANYDEKKKEELLRDPGIIRNRRKIEGAIDNARAFLKVQEEFSSFSQYIWGFVGGKPRVNHWTSHGEIPAQTAESQAMSRDLRKRGFKFVGPTICYAFMQAVGMVNDHTVDCFRYEEINTGKL; this is encoded by the coding sequence ATGAAAACCAGGTGCAAGTGGGCGGGACCTGAGCAGATTTATCTTGATTATCATGATTACGAGTGGGGTGTCCCCGTTTATGATGACCGTACCCTCTTTGAATTTCTTATCCTGGAGGGAGCCCAGGCAGGACTAAGCTGGATCACTATTCTCAAAAAGAGAGAAAACTACCGCCGGGCCTTTGATAACTTTGATGCCGTGAAAATAGCAAACTACGATGAAAAAAAGAAAGAAGAGCTGCTCCGGGACCCGGGTATTATCAGAAACCGGCGGAAGATTGAAGGGGCTATCGATAATGCCCGGGCTTTTCTTAAAGTCCAGGAGGAGTTCAGCAGCTTTAGCCAATATATCTGGGGATTCGTGGGAGGAAAACCCAGGGTAAACCACTGGACCAGTCATGGGGAGATTCCTGCCCAAACGGCCGAATCCCAGGCCATGAGCCGGGACTTAAGGAAGAGGGGGTTCAAATTTGTGGGGCCAACCATCTGTTACGCTTTTATGCAGGCCGTAGGTATGGTGAATGACCATACCGTAGATTGCTTTAGATATGAAGAAATTAATACAGGAAAGCTCTAA
- a CDS encoding 2-hydroxyacid dehydrogenase: protein MKSKVFIAKKIPREVEEYLARYCEYRKWDSDEPISRAQLLEEVKDIEGLLITGGKIDRELLDHAPKLKVVSNISVGYNNFDLEAMGERKVLGTNTPSVLDDTVADLIFGLMLAVARRIPELDRFVKEGRWQKCSDEPFWGIDVHHATLGIIGMGRIGEAVAKRAKYGFSMEVLYYNRRRKPEVEESLGVHYRTLEQLLQEADYVVLMTPLTPESTGLMGPHEFSLMKKNAIFINASRGETVNEEALIAALEKGQIWGAGLDVFSQEPVDPGNPLLKMPNVVTVPHIGSATAKTRFAMAMLAAQNLVKALQGEVPPNLVEELRV, encoded by the coding sequence ATGAAATCCAAAGTATTTATCGCCAAAAAAATTCCCCGGGAAGTGGAAGAATACCTGGCCCGTTACTGTGAGTACCGCAAGTGGGATTCGGACGAACCTATCTCCCGGGCACAATTACTGGAGGAAGTAAAAGATATAGAAGGACTACTCATTACGGGTGGAAAAATTGACAGGGAATTACTGGACCATGCACCTAAATTGAAGGTAGTCAGCAATATTTCCGTAGGTTATAACAACTTTGATTTAGAGGCCATGGGAGAAAGAAAAGTGTTGGGGACCAATACGCCGTCGGTGCTGGATGATACCGTGGCCGACCTGATTTTTGGCCTCATGCTGGCTGTAGCCCGGCGCATCCCCGAGTTGGACAGGTTTGTTAAGGAAGGCAGGTGGCAGAAATGCTCCGATGAACCTTTCTGGGGTATTGACGTGCATCACGCAACTTTGGGCATCATCGGCATGGGCCGCATCGGCGAGGCCGTTGCCAAACGGGCCAAATACGGGTTCAGTATGGAAGTTCTCTATTATAACCGCCGCAGGAAACCTGAAGTGGAAGAAAGCCTGGGTGTCCACTACCGCACCCTGGAACAACTGCTTCAGGAAGCCGATTATGTTGTTTTGATGACGCCTCTTACCCCTGAGAGCACTGGCCTAATGGGCCCGCACGAATTCAGCCTAATGAAGAAAAACGCCATTTTTATTAACGCTTCCCGGGGTGAGACAGTTAACGAAGAAGCTCTGATTGCGGCCCTGGAAAAAGGCCAGATTTGGGGTGCAGGCTTAGATGTCTTTTCCCAGGAACCTGTTGATCCCGGTAATCCTCTTCTGAAGATGCCTAATGTAGTAACTGTACCTCACATCGGCTCGGCCACGGCGAAAACCCGTTTCGCTATGGCCATGCTGGCTGCCCAAAACCTGGTGAAGGCTTTGCAGGGGGAAGTGCCGCCTAACCTGGTGGAAGAATTAAGGGTTTAG
- a CDS encoding cupin domain-containing protein, which translates to MTNTQIMKNIEFSKALRLEDLIDYQEGQIVSKTIAQLPGVSVTLFSLAKGEGISTHTTSGDAMVQVLDGEAEITIGGEVVTVKAGETVIMPADVPHGLEARERFKMLLTVIKKPV; encoded by the coding sequence ATGACCAATACCCAAATCATGAAGAATATAGAGTTTTCCAAAGCCTTGCGTCTGGAGGATCTAATCGATTACCAGGAAGGACAGATCGTCAGTAAAACCATTGCCCAGTTGCCTGGTGTCAGTGTCACTTTGTTTTCCCTGGCTAAAGGGGAGGGTATCAGTACTCATACCACTTCGGGGGATGCCATGGTCCAGGTACTGGACGGAGAGGCGGAAATCACTATTGGTGGAGAGGTGGTTACGGTAAAGGCGGGAGAAACGGTGATTATGCCTGCCGATGTTCCCCATGGTTTAGAGGCCCGGGAAAGATTTAAGATGCTGCTGACCGTTATCAAAAAACCTGTATAA
- a CDS encoding iron-containing alcohol dehydrogenase family protein, translated as MDLRFYVPTQVYFGTRVLEKNKAQLTSWGKRALIVTGASSAKKSGALQDIIAILEQDGIVYRIFDKVEENPSLATVLQGCREVKEWEADFIIGCGGGSPLDAGKAVALLSAQEKINQDIFQLENPGAMLPYIAIPLTAGTGSEVTPYAILTDPAVETKRNLSTAFSFPVVAFLDPRYTESLPLDITCHTAIDALSHAIEGYVSRRATPLTDHLALEAIKCFRGTFPALLSGNIALEEREKLLYGSLLAGLVIAQTGTCLVHALGYNLTYYHDIPHGAANGYLMEAFLAFIAQDVPAKTANILAALGLDYSWQVGKMLSLLLSPTSINLSEEQLALYAKKTLESKSIQFNPRIPTEEDLKNMLRKLISIN; from the coding sequence ATGGATCTTCGGTTTTATGTACCAACACAGGTTTATTTTGGCACAAGGGTCCTGGAAAAAAACAAGGCCCAGTTAACCTCCTGGGGAAAGAGAGCGCTCATCGTTACCGGAGCTAGTTCGGCAAAGAAGAGTGGGGCTTTACAGGATATTATCGCTATCCTGGAGCAGGACGGTATCGTCTACCGTATTTTTGACAAGGTAGAGGAAAACCCTTCTCTGGCTACGGTTTTACAAGGGTGCAGGGAAGTAAAGGAGTGGGAGGCTGATTTTATCATCGGCTGTGGTGGCGGCTCGCCTTTAGATGCGGGGAAAGCCGTGGCCCTCCTGTCTGCTCAGGAAAAAATTAATCAGGATATTTTTCAATTAGAGAATCCCGGAGCTATGTTGCCGTACATTGCCATACCTCTCACGGCGGGTACGGGCAGTGAGGTTACTCCCTATGCTATTCTTACCGATCCCGCGGTGGAAACAAAACGCAATCTTTCTACAGCTTTTTCTTTTCCCGTGGTAGCTTTTCTGGATCCCCGGTATACGGAAAGCTTACCCTTGGACATTACATGCCATACGGCCATTGATGCCCTTTCCCATGCCATAGAGGGTTATGTTTCCCGGAGGGCCACTCCTTTAACAGACCATCTGGCCCTGGAGGCCATAAAGTGTTTCCGGGGAACTTTCCCCGCTTTACTTTCAGGAAACATCGCCCTGGAGGAAAGAGAAAAACTCCTTTACGGTTCTTTGCTGGCAGGTTTAGTAATAGCCCAAACAGGTACCTGCCTGGTACATGCCCTGGGTTATAACCTTACATATTACCATGATATTCCACACGGGGCTGCTAACGGTTACCTGATGGAGGCTTTTCTCGCTTTCATTGCTCAGGACGTACCGGCTAAAACAGCTAACATCCTTGCAGCTCTGGGGTTAGATTACTCCTGGCAGGTGGGGAAAATGCTTTCCCTCCTCTTATCCCCAACCTCCATTAACCTGTCGGAGGAGCAATTGGCCCTATATGCGAAGAAAACCCTGGAGTCTAAAAGCATCCAGTTTAATCCCCGTATTCCTACAGAAGAGGACCTGAAAAACATGCTGAGAAAATTGATCTCCATTAACTAA